From the genome of Thermococcus chitonophagus, one region includes:
- the thiC gene encoding phosphomethylpyrimidine synthase ThiC — MTQIEQAKKGVITDEMMQIAQKEGISPEKLRKLVAKGYTVIFRNKVHEWVEPVAVGQGVRVKINANIGTSRDIVNVEEEIKKAQIAVKYGADTIMDLSTGGDLDEIRRKIMKAVNVPVGTVPIYQAAEEMLAKGKAIIEMSEEDMWKAVEKHFKDGVDFATIHVGVTKEVVEKMKRVKRVVGMVSRGGTFLAAWILHWGEENPFYKDYNYLLELAKEYDVVLSLGDGLRPGGLPDAGDELQVAELYTLGRLVRRAREVGVQTMVEGPGHVPIDQIPAQIKLMKIATDNAPVYVLGPLVTDIFPGYDHIAGAIGGAIAALNGADFLCYVTPAEHLGLPTVEHVKEGVIATKLAAHAVNLTRFEEDYRKDYLMSVARGSLNWAKQYELAMDKEKFIEIRKERPTKTEACSMCGDLCAIKLINDMLRE, encoded by the coding sequence ATGACGCAAATCGAGCAGGCAAAGAAAGGTGTAATCACGGATGAAATGATGCAAATCGCTCAAAAGGAAGGTATAAGCCCGGAAAAATTGAGAAAGCTCGTAGCTAAGGGATACACCGTTATATTCAGGAATAAAGTTCATGAGTGGGTCGAGCCAGTAGCAGTTGGCCAAGGGGTTAGGGTAAAGATAAACGCAAACATAGGGACTTCAAGGGACATTGTGAACGTGGAAGAGGAGATAAAGAAAGCTCAAATCGCCGTTAAGTATGGGGCGGACACTATAATGGATCTCTCGACGGGTGGAGATCTAGATGAAATAAGGAGAAAGATAATGAAGGCCGTAAATGTTCCAGTTGGAACAGTTCCAATATATCAGGCAGCCGAGGAAATGCTGGCTAAAGGGAAGGCAATAATAGAAATGAGTGAAGAGGACATGTGGAAGGCCGTAGAGAAGCACTTCAAGGATGGTGTCGACTTTGCAACGATTCACGTTGGAGTTACTAAAGAAGTAGTGGAAAAAATGAAGAGAGTCAAAAGGGTAGTAGGAATGGTTTCGAGGGGAGGAACGTTCTTAGCCGCGTGGATACTGCACTGGGGTGAAGAAAACCCATTCTACAAGGATTATAACTACCTACTAGAGCTTGCCAAAGAGTATGATGTAGTCTTAAGCTTGGGAGATGGGCTTAGACCTGGGGGATTGCCAGATGCTGGAGATGAGCTACAAGTAGCGGAACTCTACACACTGGGAAGGCTCGTTAGAAGGGCGAGGGAGGTCGGAGTTCAGACGATGGTTGAAGGTCCGGGGCACGTCCCAATAGATCAGATCCCCGCCCAGATAAAGCTGATGAAAATAGCTACGGACAATGCTCCAGTCTACGTCCTAGGGCCTCTCGTGACGGATATATTTCCCGGGTACGATCACATAGCTGGAGCTATAGGAGGGGCAATAGCCGCCCTGAACGGGGCGGACTTCCTATGCTATGTCACACCAGCCGAGCACCTTGGCCTGCCCACAGTGGAGCACGTTAAGGAAGGAGTTATCGCAACGAAGCTCGCCGCCCACGCAGTAAACCTCACGAGGTTCGAAGAGGACTACAGGAAGGACTATCTAATGAGCGTTGCAAGGGGAAGCCTGAATTGGGCCAAACAATATGAGCTCGCCATGGATAAGGAAAAGTTCATTGAAATAAGGAAGGAGAGGCCAACAAAGACTGAGGCGTGCTCAATGTGCGGAGACCTGTGCGCGATAAAGCTGATAAACGATATGCTCAGGGAATAA
- a CDS encoding type II restriction endonuclease — protein sequence MVRNLVIDITKKPTQNIPPTNEIVEEAITELNVDELLDKLFEKDERGEVITPSRIAKMLEEKAFEIYKEYEKQVREAYLSARYSREKLEQSFQQARFSRGGKTFEVIFTKLLDRFGIRYEHDRMIKIYGYITEGEKPDFIIPSVRTFLNDPSSAILITVKRKVRERWREAVGEAQILRNKFGDKINFWFVGFDEEFTVYSAIAMLDNGIDRVYVIDGRYDSLIEELKRISDPNFNEDKYIQKIRRFSDIFDDIIQFMNKHENKKREKQLTLV from the coding sequence ATGGTTAGAAATCTCGTTATTGATATAACAAAGAAACCAACACAAAATATTCCCCCAACAAATGAAATAGTTGAGGAAGCAATTACTGAATTGAATGTAGATGAGCTTCTTGACAAATTATTCGAGAAAGACGAGAGAGGAGAAGTTATAACTCCCTCAAGAATTGCAAAAATGCTTGAGGAAAAAGCATTCGAGATTTACAAAGAATATGAAAAACAAGTAAGGGAAGCTTATCTTTCAGCTAGGTATAGCAGAGAGAAACTTGAACAGTCTTTTCAACAGGCTCGATTCTCAAGAGGTGGAAAGACATTCGAGGTAATCTTTACAAAACTACTTGACAGGTTTGGAATTAGATATGAACACGACAGAATGATTAAAATCTACGGTTACATTACAGAAGGCGAAAAGCCTGATTTTATTATACCCTCTGTAAGGACTTTTCTCAATGACCCTTCTTCAGCAATATTAATAACAGTGAAAAGGAAGGTTAGAGAAAGATGGAGGGAGGCCGTTGGTGAAGCACAAATTCTAAGAAATAAGTTTGGAGACAAAATCAATTTTTGGTTCGTTGGGTTTGATGAGGAATTTACAGTATACTCAGCAATTGCAATGCTCGACAATGGAATTGACAGGGTCTATGTCATAGATGGTAGATATGACAGCCTCATTGAAGAACTTAAGCGGATATCCGACCCTAATTTTAATGAGGACAAATACATACAGAAAATCAGAAGATTCTCAGATATTTTTGATGACATAATACAATTCATGAATAAGCATGAAAATAAGAAAAGAGAAAAACAATTAACTCTTGTGTAA
- a CDS encoding ATP-binding cassette domain-containing protein has product MYAIEVENLVKRYGDFTAVKGIGFKVKRGEIFAFLGPNGAGKTTTVHVLTTLLKPTSGKAIVAGHDVVKEPMEVRKKIGIVFQDPSVDRELTAYENMYIHGRIYGLGGRELKEKIERLLKFVELWKFKDRPVKYFSGGMQRRLEIARALLHEPEILFLDEPTIGLDPQTRAHIWDYIKTMKEEHDMTIFLTTHYMDEAEQLADRIAIIDHGRIIAEGTAEELKKLVGNDIIYLRLESPKEELKCLKADFIRGCKLLPDGRVRIDVENATEALPKLFELAQRSGVKILEVTYHRPTLNDVFLHLTGREIRDEGGEQNVAKMIMRARMRR; this is encoded by the coding sequence ATGTACGCAATAGAGGTTGAGAATCTTGTAAAAAGGTATGGGGACTTCACAGCGGTTAAAGGTATCGGCTTTAAGGTTAAAAGAGGAGAAATATTTGCATTTTTAGGGCCAAACGGAGCAGGAAAAACAACTACTGTCCACGTTCTGACGACTCTCCTGAAACCCACGTCAGGCAAGGCCATAGTAGCTGGGCATGATGTTGTTAAGGAGCCCATGGAGGTTAGGAAAAAGATAGGGATAGTTTTTCAAGACCCAAGCGTTGACAGGGAGTTAACAGCTTATGAGAACATGTACATCCATGGGAGGATCTATGGACTAGGAGGCAGAGAGCTTAAAGAAAAGATTGAAAGGCTACTGAAGTTCGTCGAGCTGTGGAAATTCAAGGACAGACCTGTCAAGTACTTCTCCGGAGGGATGCAGAGAAGGCTAGAAATTGCGAGAGCCTTACTTCACGAGCCTGAGATTCTATTCCTTGATGAACCCACAATAGGTTTGGATCCCCAGACGAGGGCCCACATTTGGGACTACATAAAGACAATGAAGGAAGAGCACGACATGACTATTTTCCTAACAACCCACTATATGGACGAGGCAGAACAACTGGCCGATAGGATAGCTATAATAGATCACGGTAGGATAATTGCGGAAGGTACGGCAGAAGAGCTAAAGAAGCTCGTTGGAAACGACATAATCTACTTAAGGCTCGAGAGTCCAAAAGAGGAGTTAAAGTGCCTAAAAGCCGATTTTATAAGAGGATGCAAGCTCCTTCCAGATGGGAGAGTTAGGATAGACGTTGAAAACGCAACTGAGGCTCTACCAAAGTTGTTTGAGCTTGCCCAAAGGTCAGGAGTTAAGATCCTCGAGGTTACGTACCACAGGCCAACCCTGAACGATGTCTTCCTGCACTTAACTGGAAGGGAGATCAGGGATGAGGGTGGAGAGCAGAACGTTGCCAAGATGATTATGAGGGCTAGAATGAGGAGGTGA
- a CDS encoding Mth938-like domain-containing protein, translated as MKVGEVKFGSVEINGIKYNHDIVIYPSGRIERRKKEISKKKHGTSHKFDPEELKEYLREDFDVLIVGTGIYGMLSLLPGAKELVKEKEVVERPTPEALKLVEELWGKKKVLAVIHVTC; from the coding sequence ATGAAAGTCGGAGAGGTGAAGTTCGGGAGCGTTGAAATAAACGGGATAAAGTACAACCACGACATAGTCATCTATCCAAGTGGCAGAATAGAGAGGAGGAAGAAGGAGATAAGCAAGAAAAAGCACGGGACGAGCCATAAATTTGATCCAGAGGAGCTTAAAGAATACCTTAGGGAGGACTTCGATGTCCTAATAGTAGGTACCGGAATATATGGGATGCTCTCCCTACTCCCGGGGGCGAAGGAACTAGTGAAGGAAAAGGAGGTAGTAGAAAGACCAACTCCAGAGGCCTTGAAGTTGGTCGAAGAGCTCTGGGGCAAGAAGAAGGTTTTAGCTGTTATCCACGTTACCTGTTAG
- a CDS encoding ABC transporter permease — MRVLATMVYRELKRFIRSKARVIGSLLNPLIWLIFFGKGWAGAFNFPGAKMIFGGVDYMTYLVPGIVAMTVFNMGFMQGITLIWDRQFGFLKELLVAPASRVEAIIGRSIGGALMALIQGMIILALSFTMADLKVSGVLPTLALAFLVGVAVSGLGMAIAMKMTSMEGFQIIVTMLMLPMTFLSGAFYPISTMPEWMQYLAKINPLTYAVDGARYYLAGIQPTFSLTTDWLVLGLLAIVFVGIAALEFRKATID; from the coding sequence ATGAGGGTTCTCGCTACAATGGTCTACAGGGAGCTTAAGAGGTTCATACGCTCAAAGGCGAGGGTTATTGGTTCACTGCTAAATCCACTTATCTGGCTCATATTCTTCGGAAAGGGATGGGCGGGCGCATTCAACTTCCCTGGGGCCAAGATGATCTTTGGAGGAGTTGACTACATGACGTACCTAGTCCCAGGAATAGTTGCAATGACGGTCTTCAACATGGGCTTTATGCAAGGGATAACGCTGATATGGGACAGGCAGTTCGGATTTCTCAAGGAGTTGCTTGTGGCACCAGCATCAAGGGTTGAAGCAATAATAGGGAGGAGCATTGGAGGGGCTCTGATGGCCCTAATCCAAGGGATGATAATACTAGCCCTGAGCTTCACGATGGCCGACCTAAAGGTTTCGGGAGTTTTGCCAACGCTCGCACTGGCATTCCTCGTAGGCGTAGCAGTTTCCGGCCTTGGAATGGCAATAGCAATGAAGATGACATCCATGGAGGGCTTCCAGATAATAGTGACCATGCTCATGCTCCCAATGACATTCCTCAGTGGGGCATTTTATCCGATAAGCACCATGCCTGAATGGATGCAGTACCTGGCAAAGATAAATCCACTAACGTATGCTGTTGATGGTGCAAGGTACTACCTAGCAGGAATCCAGCCAACGTTTTCACTAACAACTGACTGGCTAGTCCTGGGGCTGCTGGCGATAGTGTTCGTTGGAATAGCTGCCCTAGAGTTCAGGAAGGCAACAATTGATTGA
- a CDS encoding DNA methyltransferase, with protein sequence MKTLDEFINAQVVLKKVGEKKFRDPSWDFTTANTKILTHGIHSYPAMMIPQVARKSIKLWGKNAKVILDPFCGSGTVLVEAKIKNINSYGFDINPLAILLSKVKTTPIDPRILKRYFKELRENIRRKLDQFERGQLDVEVPNYFNIDYWFKPRVSKHLVIVKEEIWKIEDENIRDFFKVAFSETVRYVSNTRNSEHKLYRIPEEKLKDWNPDVYETFVKYAERNILKMAEFYNIAKDKTAFAKPMYHNVLEKADIEGVDLILTSPPYGDSKTTVAYGQFSRLSLQWMDFDYKLIRAIDKIALGGKPAKSLKHSIPSEKLDKVIHLIAEKDEKRAREVLSYFIDFYKASKNLDELLNEEGYVVFVVANRTVKGVRIPTDEIYVEIFESFGYEHEVTYVRAIPNKRMPHRVSPSNRKGETVETMAEENIVVLHKS encoded by the coding sequence ATGAAGACACTTGATGAGTTCATTAACGCACAAGTTGTATTGAAAAAAGTTGGAGAGAAGAAATTTAGAGATCCGAGTTGGGATTTCACAACAGCTAATACTAAAATTTTAACCCATGGAATACACTCTTATCCGGCTATGATGATACCACAAGTTGCCAGAAAATCGATAAAGCTTTGGGGCAAGAATGCAAAGGTCATTCTTGATCCCTTTTGCGGTTCAGGAACTGTCTTAGTCGAGGCGAAAATAAAGAATATAAACAGCTATGGATTCGACATCAATCCACTTGCAATTTTACTTTCAAAAGTCAAAACAACGCCAATAGACCCAAGGATATTGAAAAGGTACTTTAAAGAGTTAAGAGAAAACATTAGAAGGAAACTCGACCAATTTGAGAGAGGACAACTTGATGTTGAAGTTCCAAACTACTTCAACATCGACTACTGGTTTAAGCCACGTGTCTCGAAACATCTCGTGATTGTTAAAGAAGAAATTTGGAAGATTGAAGATGAAAACATTAGAGATTTCTTCAAAGTTGCTTTCAGCGAGACTGTTAGATATGTGAGCAATACAAGGAACAGCGAACACAAATTATATAGGATTCCAGAGGAAAAATTAAAGGACTGGAATCCAGATGTCTATGAAACCTTTGTAAAGTATGCAGAGAGGAATATCCTAAAAATGGCTGAATTTTATAATATAGCAAAAGATAAGACTGCTTTCGCAAAGCCTATGTACCATAATGTCCTTGAAAAAGCTGACATTGAGGGCGTTGATTTAATATTAACTTCTCCTCCCTATGGCGATTCAAAGACCACTGTTGCTTATGGGCAGTTTTCTCGGTTGTCACTCCAATGGATGGACTTTGATTATAAATTGATAAGAGCAATAGACAAAATAGCCCTTGGAGGAAAGCCTGCAAAGTCGCTAAAACACTCTATCCCATCAGAAAAGCTTGATAAAGTAATTCACCTAATTGCAGAGAAGGATGAAAAGAGAGCAAGAGAGGTACTCTCATATTTCATAGACTTCTATAAAGCCAGTAAAAACCTCGATGAACTCCTAAATGAGGAAGGATACGTTGTTTTTGTCGTTGCCAACAGGACAGTAAAAGGGGTAAGGATACCAACTGATGAAATTTATGTCGAAATATTCGAAAGTTTTGGTTATGAACATGAGGTAACATATGTGAGAGCCATTCCAAATAAGAGAATGCCCCACAGAGTTTCACCGTCAAATAGAAAAGGAGAGACTGTCGAAACGATGGCAGAGGAAAACATTGTTGTATTACACAAGAGTTAA
- a CDS encoding PadR family transcriptional regulator, protein MIYLERPRLKGYLRLLILHMLKEKPMHGYAIMSELESKYGIPEPSAGAIYPVLSELKRLKLIEVEGKGKREKKIYRITEEGLKFLEENQGELAKILQKIEAYKEFSKLGGRELGKTMKELLEKLPELNEDQKERIREEILEFTKRIMLILLRGD, encoded by the coding sequence GTGATATATTTGGAAAGGCCAAGACTGAAGGGTTACCTTAGACTATTAATCCTTCATATGTTAAAGGAGAAACCTATGCATGGCTATGCAATAATGAGCGAACTAGAAAGTAAGTACGGAATTCCAGAACCAAGTGCTGGAGCTATTTATCCAGTTCTATCCGAACTCAAGAGATTAAAGCTCATTGAGGTAGAGGGCAAAGGAAAAAGAGAAAAGAAAATCTATAGGATAACTGAGGAAGGATTAAAGTTCTTAGAAGAAAATCAGGGAGAATTAGCCAAAATTCTGCAAAAAATTGAGGCTTACAAGGAGTTTTCAAAGCTTGGAGGGAGAGAACTTGGAAAAACAATGAAGGAACTTCTTGAAAAACTTCCAGAGTTAAATGAAGATCAAAAAGAAAGAATCAGAGAGGAAATTCTTGAGTTTACAAAGAGGATAATGCTCATTCTCTTGAGAGGTGATTAG
- a CDS encoding glycosyl hydrolase family 18 protein, which translates to MNTKSKIAALLVVLVAIGVVPPLVTVPLVSAETQIQLSAYPIAWDIVNLTWTPVSNVSGYEIYRSTSPEGIISPQNLIVYVNWSSYPQYEPGKTYYQGDIVEYNGKIYRAKYWTTSQPSDDPYGAWELLGEAEPTTNYLDQYGLQPETTYYYVVVPVFKDGSKGTPSNVVEVTTPKKPFRVVVYYISWGIYARKFYPEDIPFDKVTHVLYAFLKPEQDGSVVMYDTWADPQNLEKFKELKKKYPQVKILISVGGWTLSKYFSVIAADPAKRQRFAETALEIIRKYDLDGVDIDWEYPGGGGMEGNYVSPDDGKNFVLLLKTVREVLDQAEKEDKKHYLLTAAVPADPVKAARINWTEAMKYLDFINVMTYDYHGAWENITGHNAPLYADPNAPYTDPNVKWNFNVNASIQWYLHHGVAPEKISLGLPFYGRSFANVPPENNGLYQPFQGTPDGTWGPASETYGVMDYWDIEEKKASGQYNYYWDPVAMVPWLYSPSLKIFISYDDQKSIGIKVDYALKYKLGGVMVWEITADRKPGTNNHPLLDTIIQHIEQGGGVVPTPAPQPSPTPTQTTTTTTTSVPTTTTTTTTTTTSVPTTTTTTTTTTTTATPAPTTTTTTTTTTSAPTQTTTTTTTTSPTATSTSTQTTTTTSSAGSPVKPGSMSVKVNDWGTGGQFDITLNLGAQYDWVVKVQLDSSTQMGNYWGVQKSQEGDWVVFTPLSWNKGPTASFGFIVNGPVSGVKQIILEINGEIWDIWSQ; encoded by the coding sequence ATGAATACCAAAAGTAAAATTGCGGCACTACTGGTAGTGTTAGTTGCAATCGGGGTAGTGCCGCCATTAGTTACAGTGCCCTTAGTGTCCGCAGAGACTCAAATCCAGCTCTCTGCATACCCGATCGCCTGGGACATCGTGAACCTCACATGGACTCCAGTGAGCAACGTCTCAGGGTACGAGATTTACAGGAGCACTAGTCCAGAAGGCATAATATCCCCACAGAACTTAATAGTGTATGTTAACTGGAGCTCATATCCGCAATACGAGCCAGGTAAAACCTATTACCAGGGTGATATTGTAGAGTACAATGGTAAAATCTACAGAGCTAAGTATTGGACAACTTCTCAGCCAAGTGATGATCCATATGGCGCTTGGGAGCTTCTTGGTGAAGCTGAACCCACAACTAACTATCTAGACCAGTATGGATTACAGCCTGAGACCACATACTACTATGTTGTTGTTCCAGTGTTCAAGGACGGAAGTAAGGGTACTCCATCAAATGTAGTGGAAGTAACGACACCAAAGAAGCCTTTCAGGGTCGTGGTCTACTACATCTCATGGGGAATCTATGCAAGGAAATTCTACCCAGAGGACATACCATTTGACAAGGTTACTCACGTCCTGTATGCATTCCTCAAGCCCGAGCAGGACGGTAGTGTTGTAATGTATGACACTTGGGCAGACCCACAGAACCTTGAGAAGTTCAAGGAACTTAAGAAGAAGTACCCACAAGTTAAGATCCTTATCTCCGTCGGTGGCTGGACTCTAAGTAAGTACTTCTCAGTAATAGCTGCTGATCCAGCAAAGAGGCAAAGGTTTGCTGAAACTGCACTAGAAATAATCAGGAAGTACGATCTCGATGGTGTGGATATTGATTGGGAGTATCCAGGCGGCGGTGGAATGGAGGGCAACTACGTTAGCCCAGACGATGGCAAGAACTTTGTACTACTACTGAAGACCGTAAGGGAGGTTCTCGACCAGGCAGAGAAAGAAGACAAGAAGCACTACCTCTTAACCGCAGCAGTTCCTGCAGATCCTGTCAAGGCAGCAAGAATTAACTGGACTGAGGCTATGAAGTACCTTGACTTCATAAACGTCATGACATACGACTACCACGGAGCTTGGGAGAACATAACTGGACACAACGCTCCACTATATGCTGATCCAAACGCTCCGTACACTGATCCTAACGTCAAGTGGAACTTCAACGTGAACGCTTCAATTCAGTGGTACCTCCACCATGGTGTTGCACCAGAGAAGATAAGCCTTGGTCTGCCGTTCTATGGAAGGAGTTTCGCCAATGTTCCTCCAGAGAACAATGGTCTCTACCAGCCATTCCAGGGAACACCTGACGGAACATGGGGTCCTGCTAGTGAAACGTATGGAGTAATGGACTACTGGGACATCGAAGAAAAGAAGGCAAGTGGACAGTACAACTATTACTGGGATCCAGTGGCCATGGTTCCATGGCTATACTCACCAAGCCTGAAGATATTCATAAGCTACGATGATCAGAAGAGCATTGGAATTAAGGTAGATTACGCATTAAAGTACAAGCTTGGTGGAGTAATGGTTTGGGAGATTACTGCAGACAGGAAGCCAGGAACGAACAACCACCCACTCCTAGACACAATAATCCAGCACATCGAGCAGGGTGGTGGGGTAGTCCCAACACCTGCACCTCAGCCATCACCAACTCCGACTCAGACCACCACGACTACTACAACGTCAGTTCCAACAACTACGACTACTACTACCACTACGACGACTTCAGTTCCAACTACTACGACTACCACTACTACCACAACTACCACAGCAACTCCAGCTCCAACTACAACCACAACTACCACTACAACTACGAGCGCTCCAACCCAGACTACTACAACGACTACTACGACATCACCAACTGCCACTAGCACGTCAACTCAGACCACAACGACTACTAGTTCGGCTGGTAGTCCGGTTAAGCCTGGTTCGATGAGTGTTAAGGTTAATGATTGGGGTACTGGTGGGCAGTTTGACATTACCCTAAACCTTGGTGCTCAATACGACTGGGTTGTTAAAGTCCAGCTTGATTCATCAACCCAGATGGGCAACTACTGGGGTGTCCAGAAGAGCCAAGAGGGTGATTGGGTAGTCTTCACGCCACTCAGTTGGAACAAGGGTCCAACGGCAAGCTTTGGATTCATCGTCAACGGCCCAGTCAGCGGAGTCAAACAAATAATCCTCGAAATAAACGGAGAAATCTGGGACATATGGTCACAATGA
- a CDS encoding GNAT family N-acetyltransferase: protein MLIRGKVRESKIPKFKHRWFGVLEVDTEEGVYRLYMSGIAQWFIEGDEVEIKPLKEPKEKDGVKILEFNDYELYKFYNREKIKVWPLWEKTYKAKRYSPLTGELLYEYEIRAREATYESDFEAIAELEQYHYASQKEKVALWRCEKCGTIIEANTKPICPKCKTDKYVHILEIKGSTPASRFLLLELVKREEYEPRILAYVRVDPPIPLMHRRLPNGEIEKNIREKVFPEDWLKPSFWPEKIMHELFMELRKKYPKKIARSLLWEKAKERALRESNTAGARIARVVVHPDYRSDGIGQLSVKAALEWVAERRIPEMRKKKHFVETIAQMARYNPFFEKVGFRFVWETASGRPVLIYPLTQEAKEYLERYFKEDPYAPKEPLWKPSYGKVEPLKGPIVFKNVSKVFESELDIKGLPEEIQELLKAFGVRHRIIQRPVLRNLNFEIKPGEVIAVVGASGAGKTTLLRLILGAVKGYWEEKYRPTSGKIEVPNNVKVAVMIPGEFEPEFGSESILEHVYRKIKDLNAAVEVLNRAGLSDAVLYRAKFSELSTGQKERAKIASLLAEKPNLILIDEFAAHLDTLTAMRVARKVAEIVREAGITAVIITHRPEVVKALDPDRVLFVGYGTAVMRKSL from the coding sequence ATGCTCATCAGAGGAAAGGTTAGGGAAAGCAAGATACCGAAGTTTAAGCACCGCTGGTTCGGCGTTCTCGAGGTTGATACAGAGGAGGGAGTATACAGGCTGTACATGAGCGGCATAGCCCAATGGTTCATAGAGGGAGATGAAGTTGAGATAAAGCCACTGAAGGAGCCAAAGGAGAAGGACGGAGTAAAAATTCTAGAATTCAACGATTACGAGCTGTACAAGTTCTACAATAGAGAGAAGATAAAGGTCTGGCCCCTTTGGGAGAAGACGTACAAAGCAAAGCGCTACTCCCCCCTAACGGGCGAGCTACTGTATGAGTACGAAATAAGGGCGAGAGAGGCAACGTACGAGAGCGATTTTGAGGCGATAGCTGAACTCGAGCAGTACCACTACGCAAGCCAGAAGGAGAAAGTGGCCCTGTGGAGGTGTGAGAAGTGCGGAACAATAATCGAGGCAAACACTAAGCCGATATGCCCCAAGTGTAAAACCGACAAGTACGTTCACATATTAGAGATTAAGGGCTCCACCCCAGCCTCAAGGTTTCTCCTCCTTGAACTCGTTAAGAGGGAGGAGTACGAGCCCAGGATTCTGGCGTACGTTAGGGTAGATCCACCGATACCCCTAATGCACAGGAGGCTACCCAATGGGGAGATAGAGAAGAATATAAGGGAGAAGGTGTTTCCAGAAGACTGGTTAAAGCCAAGCTTCTGGCCGGAGAAGATAATGCACGAACTGTTCATGGAGCTAAGGAAGAAGTACCCAAAGAAGATAGCCAGATCCCTGTTATGGGAGAAGGCCAAAGAAAGGGCATTGAGAGAGAGCAACACAGCAGGAGCGAGGATTGCGAGAGTCGTTGTTCACCCAGACTACCGCTCGGACGGCATTGGACAGTTAAGCGTTAAAGCGGCACTGGAATGGGTCGCGGAGAGGAGAATACCCGAGATGAGGAAGAAGAAGCACTTTGTGGAAACAATAGCACAAATGGCCCGCTACAATCCATTCTTCGAGAAAGTTGGCTTTAGGTTCGTCTGGGAAACCGCGAGCGGAAGGCCCGTCCTGATATACCCCCTAACCCAGGAGGCCAAGGAGTACCTAGAGAGATATTTTAAGGAAGATCCCTATGCTCCCAAGGAACCTCTCTGGAAGCCAAGCTACGGAAAAGTGGAACCGCTTAAGGGTCCGATAGTGTTCAAGAATGTAAGCAAGGTCTTCGAGAGCGAGCTCGACATAAAAGGCCTCCCAGAAGAAATTCAAGAGTTGTTGAAGGCTTTCGGGGTTAGGCATAGAATAATTCAGAGGCCGGTGTTGAGGAACCTAAACTTCGAGATAAAGCCTGGAGAGGTTATAGCAGTTGTAGGAGCAAGCGGTGCCGGTAAGACAACATTGCTTAGGCTAATCCTAGGGGCCGTCAAAGGTTACTGGGAAGAGAAGTACAGGCCAACTAGTGGAAAAATCGAAGTTCCAAATAACGTTAAGGTTGCAGTAATGATTCCTGGAGAGTTTGAGCCAGAATTCGGCTCGGAAAGCATTCTAGAGCACGTCTACAGAAAGATCAAGGATCTAAATGCTGCCGTAGAAGTGCTAAATAGAGCAGGGTTAAGTGATGCGGTCCTTTACAGGGCCAAGTTCTCCGAGCTGTCAACGGGCCAGAAAGAGAGGGCCAAAATAGCGTCCCTTCTCGCGGAAAAGCCAAACTTAATACTTATCGATGAGTTCGCAGCTCATCTTGACACACTAACGGCAATGAGGGTAGCAAGAAAGGTTGCAGAAATTGTAAGGGAAGCAGGAATAACAGCGGTAATAATTACCCACAGGCCTGAGGTCGTTAAGGCCTTGGATCCAGACAGGGTACTCTTTGTTGGGTATGGAACTGCAGTTATGAGGAAATCTCTCTGA